A stretch of Dyella sp. BiH032 DNA encodes these proteins:
- a CDS encoding universal stress protein: MFKHILLPTDGSELSLRGVQLGLDLAKSCGAKVYALHVIPPFHTFTYVSEMIAATEATYMEGAVERAERYLADVRDLAEKAGVTCEGAHVTSDFPSERIVETAQNRQCDLIVMASHGWRGFTKLLLGSETQKVLLTSPVPVLVCH, from the coding sequence ATGTTCAAGCACATCCTCCTCCCGACCGACGGCTCCGAGCTTTCGCTGCGCGGCGTCCAGCTCGGCCTGGACCTGGCGAAGTCGTGCGGCGCCAAGGTCTATGCGCTGCACGTGATCCCGCCCTTCCATACGTTTACCTACGTGTCGGAGATGATCGCCGCCACCGAGGCCACCTATATGGAAGGCGCGGTGGAGCGCGCCGAACGCTACCTGGCCGACGTCCGCGATCTCGCCGAAAAGGCCGGCGTGACCTGCGAAGGCGCGCACGTCACCAGCGACTTTCCCAGCGAGCGCATCGTCGAGACCGCGCAGAACCGCCAGTGCGACCTGATCGTGATGGCCTCGCACGGCTGGCGCGGCTTCACCAAGCTGCTGCTGGGCAGCGAAACGCAAAAAGTCCTGCTCACCAGCCCGGTGCCGGTGCTGGTCTGCCACTGA
- a CDS encoding NADP-dependent oxidoreductase, with protein sequence MPQNATVNRRIVLAAHPKGAPTVQDLRLEEVPVPEPAEGQVLLRTLYLSLDPYMRNIMNEVGPSYAEAVKLGAPMAGGTVSRVAASKHPSFKAGDLVLSNAGWQDYALSDGSDLLPLGAMAQPSLALGGLGMPAFTAHVGLLDIGQPKPGETVVVAAATGAVGAVVGQIAKLKGARAVGIAGGADKCRYAVEELGFDVCLDRHDPQLAKKLAEACLDGIDVYFENVGGDVFDAVVPLLNNYARVPVCGIIAHYNDKSLPSGPNQLPQVMSTVLQKRVRMEGFIILDHYGERFERFRKEMGEWVAAGKIKLREDVVEGLENAPTAFIGLLEGKNFGKLVVKVAE encoded by the coding sequence ATGCCCCAGAACGCCACCGTCAACCGCCGCATCGTGCTTGCCGCGCATCCGAAAGGCGCGCCGACCGTGCAGGATCTCCGCCTCGAGGAAGTGCCGGTGCCCGAGCCCGCCGAAGGGCAGGTGCTGCTGCGTACGCTGTATCTCTCGCTCGATCCCTACATGCGCAACATCATGAACGAAGTCGGCCCGAGCTATGCGGAAGCGGTGAAGCTTGGCGCGCCGATGGCCGGCGGCACGGTGAGCCGCGTGGCGGCGTCGAAGCACCCGTCGTTCAAGGCCGGCGACCTGGTGCTGAGCAACGCCGGCTGGCAGGACTACGCGCTGTCGGACGGTAGCGACCTGTTGCCGCTAGGCGCCATGGCACAGCCGTCGCTGGCCCTGGGTGGCCTCGGCATGCCGGCGTTCACCGCGCACGTCGGCCTGCTCGATATCGGCCAGCCCAAGCCGGGCGAAACCGTGGTGGTGGCCGCGGCGACCGGGGCGGTGGGGGCGGTGGTGGGGCAGATCGCCAAGCTCAAGGGCGCGCGCGCGGTCGGCATCGCCGGCGGCGCGGACAAGTGCCGCTATGCGGTGGAGGAGCTGGGCTTCGACGTGTGCCTGGATCGCCACGATCCGCAGCTGGCGAAGAAGCTCGCGGAGGCATGCCTCGACGGTATAGACGTCTATTTCGAAAACGTCGGCGGCGACGTTTTCGACGCCGTGGTCCCGCTGCTCAACAACTACGCGCGCGTGCCGGTGTGCGGCATCATCGCGCACTACAACGACAAGTCATTGCCGTCCGGCCCCAACCAACTGCCGCAGGTGATGTCTACGGTGTTGCAGAAGCGCGTGCGCATGGAAGGCTTCATCATCCTCGACCACTACGGCGAGCGCTTCGAGCGTTTCCGCAAGGAGATGGGCGAGTGGGTCGCGGCCGGAAAGATAAAGCTGCGCGAGGACGTGGTGGAAGGGCTGGAGAACGCGCCGACGGCGTTCATCGGGTTGCTGGAAGGGAAGAACTTCGGGAAGCTGGTGGTGAAGGTCGCGGAGTGA
- a CDS encoding MFS transporter, translating to MTNDVSNETHAGYHDRRRWIALLVLCMGVLMIVLDTTIVNVALPSIKTDLKFTDTSLAWVVNAYMLAYGGFLLLGGRLGDLYGHRRFFLLGIALFTLASLACGLSQTQGFLVASRAVQGLGGAVVTAVALSLIMDLFTEPGDRAKAMGIYGFVCAGGGSLGAMLGGVLTSTLTWHWVFLVNLPIGIAVIAFAPRLLPATKGTDGSRHLDVGGAVTVTAALMLAVYAIVNGNELGWTSARTLGELAGAAVLLALFFLIEARVRKPLMPLRLFVRRNIAVSNTVGVLWAAAMFAWFFLSALYMQLVLGYGPLEVGLAFLPANLIMALFSLGISAKLVMRFGIRKPLTAGLVLAAVGLLLFARAPQDGTFVVDIMPGMVLLGLGAGIALNPLLLAAMGDVEPSESGLASGLVNTAFMMGGALGLAVLASLAAAQTGTALLDGTERGAALLTGYRAAFLAGACFAALGAVLGAVLLRPREGEAAAAPVSAH from the coding sequence ATGACGAATGATGTTTCCAACGAAACCCACGCCGGGTACCACGACCGCCGGCGCTGGATCGCGCTGCTGGTGCTGTGCATGGGTGTGCTGATGATCGTGCTGGACACGACCATCGTGAACGTGGCGTTGCCCTCGATCAAAACCGACCTGAAGTTCACCGACACGTCGCTGGCCTGGGTGGTGAATGCCTACATGCTGGCCTACGGCGGTTTCCTGCTGCTGGGCGGGCGGCTGGGTGACTTGTACGGGCACCGGCGTTTCTTCCTGCTCGGCATCGCGCTGTTCACGCTGGCGTCGCTCGCCTGCGGCTTGTCGCAGACGCAAGGCTTCCTCGTCGCGTCTCGCGCGGTGCAGGGGCTTGGCGGCGCGGTGGTCACGGCGGTGGCGCTGTCGCTGATCATGGATCTGTTCACCGAGCCGGGCGACCGCGCGAAGGCGATGGGCATCTATGGCTTCGTCTGTGCGGGTGGCGGCAGTCTCGGCGCGATGCTCGGCGGCGTGCTGACCAGCACGCTGACCTGGCATTGGGTGTTCCTGGTGAACCTGCCGATCGGCATCGCGGTGATCGCGTTCGCGCCGCGGCTGCTGCCGGCGACCAAGGGCACGGACGGGTCGCGCCATCTCGACGTCGGCGGTGCCGTCACGGTGACCGCCGCGCTGATGCTGGCCGTGTACGCCATCGTCAACGGTAACGAGCTGGGCTGGACCTCGGCGCGCACGCTCGGCGAGCTGGCGGGCGCGGCCGTACTGCTGGCGCTGTTCTTTCTGATCGAGGCGCGCGTGCGCAAGCCGCTGATGCCGTTGCGTCTGTTCGTGAGGCGCAACATTGCGGTGTCAAACACGGTGGGCGTGCTGTGGGCGGCGGCGATGTTCGCGTGGTTCTTCCTGTCGGCGCTCTACATGCAGCTGGTGCTCGGTTACGGGCCGCTGGAAGTGGGCCTGGCCTTCCTGCCGGCCAACCTGATCATGGCGCTATTCTCGCTCGGCATCTCGGCGAAGCTGGTGATGCGCTTCGGCATCCGCAAGCCGTTGACGGCGGGACTGGTGCTGGCGGCGGTGGGCCTGTTGCTGTTCGCGCGCGCGCCGCAGGATGGAACCTTCGTGGTCGACATCATGCCCGGCATGGTCCTGCTGGGCCTGGGCGCAGGCATCGCGCTCAATCCCTTGCTGCTGGCGGCGATGGGCGACGTGGAACCGTCGGAGTCTGGACTGGCCTCGGGCCTAGTGAACACCGCTTTCATGATGGGCGGCGCGCTGGGCCTGGCGGTGCTGGCGAGCCTTGCGGCGGCGCAGACGGGCACGGCGCTGCTCGATGGCACCGAGCGTGGCGCGGCATTGCTGACCGGCTATCGCGCCGCCTTCCTCGCCGGCGCCTGTTTCGCGGCATTAGGCGCGGTATTGGGCGCGGTGCTGCTGCGGCCGCGCGAAGGCGAAGCCGCGGCAGCACCGGTGTCGGCGCATTGA
- a CDS encoding TetR/AcrR family transcriptional regulator translates to MNAAAPVTDVRQHILDVARPLLLRKGFTAVGLAEVLAAARVPKGSFYHYFGSKEAFGQAVLQGYFDDYLARTDVLLAQRGTAARRLLAYFNDWLESQTGDDAQSRCLAVKLGAEVCDLSESMRAALERGTGGVIARLARCIEEGRADGSLAPPPDAHAAAAMLYQSWLGASLLAKISRHRAPLDTAMAGTRQLLGLRDDA, encoded by the coding sequence ATGAACGCCGCCGCCCCCGTCACCGACGTCCGCCAGCACATCCTCGACGTGGCTCGTCCGTTATTGCTGCGCAAGGGTTTCACGGCGGTGGGGCTGGCCGAAGTGCTGGCCGCCGCGCGGGTGCCGAAGGGGTCGTTCTATCACTACTTCGGTTCCAAGGAAGCCTTCGGCCAGGCCGTGCTGCAGGGCTACTTCGACGACTACCTCGCGCGCACCGATGTGCTGCTGGCTCAGCGAGGTACGGCGGCGCGGCGGCTGCTGGCGTATTTCAACGACTGGCTGGAATCGCAGACCGGCGACGACGCGCAGAGCCGCTGCCTGGCCGTGAAGCTGGGCGCGGAAGTGTGCGATCTCTCCGAGAGCATGCGGGCCGCGCTGGAGCGCGGCACCGGCGGGGTGATCGCGCGGCTGGCGCGTTGCATCGAGGAAGGCCGTGCGGACGGCTCGCTCGCGCCGCCGCCGGATGCGCACGCGGCTGCTGCGATGCTCTATCAGAGCTGGCTCGGTGCGAGCCTGCTGGCCAAGATTTCGCGCCACCGCGCACCGCTCGATACGGCCATGGCCGGCACGCGGCAGCTGCTCGGGCTGCGCGACGACGCCTGA
- a CDS encoding GH92 family glycosyl hydrolase → MRHRLRTFATRRLSWALLLALPLAQAGQESGFFSSFEAGEPAPKASASPLAVDVTGGPGKNVVLTAKPGVGFTGLHSLHYRGQGGKRQEAVLFDVNLPVGDRTQLSYLVFPVTAGDDLANSSTYTAIDLVFDDGSRLSAGAARDQHRVTASARAQGESRTLYPNQWNRLAIDLGAAARGRTIKRIVLVQDGPQGAVEGFLDDLRIGDAPADTATRPSDYVITTRGTHSNANFSRGNNFPATAVPHGFNFWAPVTDAGSDWMYQYQERNGDDNRPRIEAFALSHEPSPWMGDRQTFHLMPAAVASGAPTANRKARALSFSHDHETARADYYKVAFDNGIVSEIAPTDHAAMFRFTFPGARGQLVLDNRNDQGGVTLDPSGRSFSGYSDVKSRLSTGATRLFFYAEVDRPIAESGRLTGEGRDHVTGWLGFDTAKDKTVNVRMATSLISVEQAKHNLQLEIAAGDTFDTVRERARQRWDDQLGIVAVKGASRDELTTLYSNLYRLFLYPNSAYENAGSKEKPVYRYASPFSAASGENTPTRTGARVVDGKVYVNNGFWDTYRTAWPAYTLLVPKQAGDMIDGFVQEYRDAGWIARWSSPGYADLMVGTSADVAFADAWLKGVRNFDVRGFYQAALKDATVLSPIAGTGRKGLQRSNFNGYVDSGVKEGLSWSMDGYINDFAIGNLAAALAKQGGKADPYGAHYADDATYFHSRAQDYVNLFNPEIGFFVARDAKGQWRYTKAQFDPKRWGDDYTETNAWNMAFHAPHDGAGLAALYGGRDKLAAKLDQFFGESGEFHVGGYGEPIHEMLEARDVRMGQYGHSNQPSHHIIYMYAYAGQPWKTQDKVRDVLSRLYVGSDIGQGYPGDEDNGEMSAWYLFSAAGFYPLRMGSPEYVIGAPYFPHLDIRLDNGKHIVVDAPNVSDRNRYVQSLRVNGQPWNRLTLPHELLAKGATLSFEMGPEPSHWASGDAALPASLSSASGPRPLHDLTDGGRGEREADGVAKVDALFDNDSSTDSRLEAHATVRWHAPSASKVTMYTLTSASTGDAPGAWTLEGSNDGKQWTVLDRRQGERFPWPGQTRAFGVGKPGSYTWYRLSFASGAASALAELELLGAD, encoded by the coding sequence ATGCGCCACCGGCTTCGCACGTTCGCCACGCGCCGTCTGTCCTGGGCCCTGCTGCTCGCCCTGCCACTGGCGCAGGCCGGCCAGGAAAGCGGTTTCTTCAGCTCTTTCGAGGCGGGCGAGCCTGCGCCGAAGGCCTCCGCGTCACCGCTCGCCGTGGATGTCACCGGTGGCCCGGGTAAAAATGTGGTGCTCACCGCCAAGCCCGGTGTCGGCTTCACCGGCCTGCATTCGCTGCATTACCGCGGCCAGGGCGGCAAGCGCCAGGAGGCGGTGCTGTTCGACGTGAATCTCCCCGTCGGCGACCGCACCCAGCTCTCCTACCTGGTGTTCCCCGTGACCGCGGGCGACGATCTCGCCAACTCTTCCACCTACACCGCCATCGACCTGGTCTTCGACGATGGCTCGCGCCTCTCTGCCGGGGCCGCGCGCGACCAGCATCGCGTCACTGCCTCCGCCCGCGCGCAAGGCGAAAGCCGCACGCTCTACCCCAACCAGTGGAATCGCCTGGCCATCGACCTGGGCGCGGCGGCGCGCGGCCGCACCATCAAGCGCATCGTGCTCGTGCAGGACGGTCCGCAGGGCGCGGTCGAAGGCTTCCTCGACGATCTGCGCATCGGCGACGCGCCGGCCGATACCGCCACGCGACCTTCCGACTACGTGATCACCACGCGCGGCACCCACTCCAATGCCAACTTCTCGCGCGGCAACAACTTCCCCGCCACGGCGGTGCCGCACGGGTTCAACTTCTGGGCGCCGGTGACCGACGCCGGCTCCGACTGGATGTACCAGTACCAGGAGCGCAACGGCGACGACAACCGCCCGCGCATCGAAGCCTTCGCGCTGTCGCACGAGCCCAGCCCGTGGATGGGCGACCGCCAGACCTTCCACCTGATGCCGGCCGCAGTCGCCAGCGGCGCGCCCACCGCCAACCGCAAGGCGCGCGCGCTGAGCTTCAGCCACGACCACGAGACCGCCCGCGCCGACTACTACAAGGTGGCATTCGACAACGGCATCGTCAGCGAGATCGCACCCACCGACCACGCGGCGATGTTCCGCTTCACCTTCCCCGGCGCGCGCGGCCAGCTGGTGCTGGACAACCGCAACGATCAGGGCGGCGTCACGCTCGATCCTTCCGGCCGCAGCTTCAGCGGCTATTCCGACGTGAAGAGCCGACTCTCCACCGGCGCCACGCGCCTGTTCTTCTATGCGGAGGTCGACCGCCCGATCGCCGAAAGCGGCCGGCTCACCGGCGAGGGCCGCGACCATGTCACCGGCTGGCTCGGCTTCGACACGGCGAAGGACAAGACCGTCAACGTCCGCATGGCCACCTCGCTCATCAGCGTCGAGCAGGCGAAACACAATCTCCAATTGGAAATCGCAGCCGGCGACACGTTCGACACCGTGCGCGAACGCGCACGCCAGCGCTGGGACGACCAGCTCGGGATCGTCGCCGTGAAAGGTGCCAGCCGCGACGAACTCACTACGCTCTATTCCAACCTCTACCGGCTGTTCCTCTATCCGAATTCGGCCTACGAGAACGCGGGCAGCAAGGAGAAACCGGTCTATCGCTACGCGAGCCCGTTCTCCGCGGCTTCCGGCGAGAACACGCCCACGCGCACCGGCGCGCGCGTGGTGGACGGCAAGGTGTACGTCAACAACGGCTTCTGGGACACCTACCGCACCGCGTGGCCGGCCTACACGCTGCTGGTGCCGAAACAGGCCGGCGACATGATCGACGGCTTCGTGCAGGAATACCGCGACGCCGGCTGGATCGCGCGCTGGTCGTCGCCCGGCTATGCGGACCTGATGGTCGGCACCAGCGCCGACGTCGCCTTCGCCGATGCCTGGCTCAAGGGCGTGCGCAACTTCGACGTGCGCGGCTTCTACCAGGCGGCGCTGAAGGACGCGACCGTGCTCAGCCCCATCGCCGGCACCGGCCGCAAGGGGCTGCAGCGCTCCAACTTCAACGGCTATGTCGACAGCGGCGTGAAGGAAGGCCTGTCCTGGTCGATGGACGGCTACATCAACGACTTCGCCATCGGCAATCTCGCCGCAGCACTCGCGAAGCAAGGCGGCAAGGCCGATCCGTATGGCGCGCACTATGCGGACGACGCGACGTACTTCCATTCGCGCGCGCAGGACTACGTCAACCTGTTCAACCCGGAGATCGGCTTCTTCGTCGCCCGCGACGCCAAGGGCCAGTGGCGCTACACCAAGGCGCAGTTCGACCCGAAGCGCTGGGGCGACGACTACACCGAGACCAACGCCTGGAACATGGCCTTCCACGCCCCCCACGACGGCGCCGGTCTCGCCGCGCTCTACGGCGGGCGCGACAAGCTCGCGGCGAAGCTGGACCAGTTCTTCGGCGAATCGGGCGAATTCCATGTCGGCGGTTACGGCGAGCCGATCCATGAAATGCTCGAAGCGCGCGACGTGCGCATGGGCCAGTACGGCCACAGCAACCAGCCATCGCACCACATCATCTACATGTACGCCTACGCCGGCCAGCCGTGGAAGACGCAGGACAAGGTGCGCGACGTGCTCTCGCGCCTCTACGTCGGCAGCGACATCGGCCAGGGCTATCCCGGCGACGAGGACAACGGCGAGATGTCCGCCTGGTATCTGTTCAGCGCCGCCGGTTTCTATCCGCTGCGCATGGGCTCGCCGGAGTACGTGATCGGCGCGCCGTATTTCCCGCACCTGGATATCCGCCTCGACAACGGCAAGCACATCGTCGTCGACGCTCCGAACGTCAGCGACCGCAACCGCTACGTGCAGAGCCTGCGCGTGAACGGCCAGCCGTGGAACCGCCTCACCCTGCCGCACGAACTGCTGGCGAAAGGCGCCACGCTGAGTTTCGAGATGGGCCCTGAGCCCTCGCACTGGGCCAGCGGCGATGCCGCGCTACCGGCCTCGCTCAGCAGCGCCTCCGGCCCTCGCCCGCTCCACGACCTCACTGACGGTGGCAGGGGTGAGCGCGAAGCGGACGGCGTCGCCAAGGTCGACGCTCTGTTCGACAACGACAGCAGCACCGACAGTCGCCTCGAGGCGCACGCGACCGTGCGCTGGCATGCGCCCTCCGCATCGAAGGTGACGATGTACACGCTCACGTCCGCCTCCACCGGGGATGCGCCGGGTGCGTGGACGCTGGAAGGCTCGAACGACGGCAAGCAATGGACCGTGCTCGACCGCCGCCAGGGCGAGCGCTTCCCATGGCCGGGACAGACCCGGGCGTTCGGCGTCGGCAAGCCGGGGAGCTATACGTGGTATCGCCTGAGCTTCGCCTCTGGCGCGGCATCGGCGCTCGCGGAGCTGGAGCTGCTGGGCGCCGACTGA
- a CDS encoding thioredoxin family protein, translated as MDHPVVSRDAWWKARVALLEQEKAFTRLKDELSAARRQLPWVEVDKVYEFDGPDGPVTLADLFRGRDQLFVKHFMLPPGQKDPCIGCSFEVDHLAGILVHLENHGVSYVAIGRAPIEEIEALRRRMGWTFPFVSSYRSDFNYDFQVSFTPAQMEAGKAIYNYREVAPGMADYSGDSVFLKGEDGRIYHTYSTFGRGGEQFLGAYGFLDVMPKGRGEHGPHHSLGDWVRLRDAYGRAEPGCGCEGT; from the coding sequence ATGGATCATCCGGTCGTCTCGCGCGATGCCTGGTGGAAGGCGCGCGTCGCTCTGCTCGAGCAGGAAAAAGCCTTCACCAGGCTCAAGGACGAACTCAGCGCGGCGCGCCGCCAGTTGCCATGGGTCGAGGTGGACAAGGTCTACGAGTTCGATGGCCCGGACGGACCGGTGACGCTGGCGGATTTGTTCCGCGGACGCGATCAGCTGTTCGTGAAGCATTTCATGCTGCCGCCAGGGCAGAAGGACCCTTGCATCGGCTGCTCGTTCGAGGTCGATCACCTGGCCGGCATCCTGGTGCATCTGGAGAACCACGGGGTGTCATACGTGGCGATCGGGCGCGCACCGATCGAGGAGATCGAGGCGCTGCGCCGCCGGATGGGCTGGACCTTCCCATTCGTGTCTTCCTATCGCAGCGACTTCAACTACGACTTCCAGGTGTCGTTCACGCCGGCGCAGATGGAAGCGGGCAAGGCCATCTACAACTATCGGGAGGTGGCGCCTGGAATGGCGGATTACTCGGGCGACAGCGTGTTCCTCAAGGGGGAGGATGGGCGGATCTATCACACGTACTCGACGTTCGGTCGCGGCGGCGAGCAGTTCCTTGGCGCCTACGGCTTTCTCGATGTCATGCCGAAAGGGCGCGGCGAGCATGGGCCGCATCACTCCTTGGGCGATTGGGTGCGGTTGCGCGATGCGTATGGCCGTGCCGAGCCAGGGTGCGGATGCGAGGGTACGTGA
- a CDS encoding M13 family metallopeptidase yields MTSTRWILAAAIAAACGTLHAAPAPQQAAVKQHNAAGVDLAGIDKAVKPGDDFDGYANGNWKKTAQIPADRASTGIFLQVFEKAEKRNAELIRDVGKNHPKAGSNERKIGDYYAAFMDEAAIEKNGLNPLKPELAKIDAIKDKASLSAVLGGTLRADVDPINATNWSTENLFGLFVTQGLEDPSHNVPYLLQGGLGMPNRDYYLADDAQMKGFREKYQAYIASLLKLSGAKDADEKAKAILALETKIAKAQASIVESEDVHKANNPWALADFAKKAPGLDWNAYFTAAGLAGQKQVIVWQPEAIRQLSALTASEPLQTWKDWLAFHTLNHSAGLLPKAYADAQFEFYGHTLNGTPKQRDRWKRAIGATNVALGDAVGQIYVQRYFPASSKARVAQMVDNIKAAFNDHVDTLDWMSPATKQKAKAKITTLKVGVGYPETWRDYSSFDVRADDPVGNRLRAEEFEYKYQLAKLSKPVDKGEWWMTPQTVNAVNLPLQNALNFPAAILEAPFFDPDADDAANYGSIGAVIGHEISHSFDNTGAEFDAEGRLANWWTPEDQAHFKAAGQKLVEQYNAYEPLPGLHINGQQTLGENIADVSGLAIAHAAYVKSLGGKPAPVIEGLAGDQRFFLAFGQSWRTKTRDAALRAQVIGDGHSPGQFRAQTVRNLDAWYDAFKVAPGEKLYLDPKQRVKIW; encoded by the coding sequence ATGACGTCGACACGCTGGATCCTCGCCGCCGCTATCGCGGCCGCCTGCGGCACGCTGCATGCCGCGCCCGCGCCGCAGCAGGCCGCGGTCAAGCAGCACAACGCCGCCGGCGTGGACCTCGCCGGCATCGACAAGGCGGTGAAGCCCGGCGACGACTTCGACGGCTACGCCAACGGCAACTGGAAGAAGACCGCGCAGATCCCGGCTGACCGCGCCAGCACCGGCATCTTCCTGCAGGTGTTCGAGAAGGCCGAAAAGCGCAACGCGGAACTGATCCGCGACGTCGGCAAGAACCACCCCAAGGCCGGCAGCAACGAGCGCAAGATCGGCGACTACTACGCCGCATTCATGGACGAGGCGGCGATCGAAAAGAACGGCCTCAACCCGTTGAAACCGGAACTGGCGAAGATCGACGCGATCAAGGACAAGGCCAGCCTGTCCGCCGTTCTCGGCGGCACGCTGCGCGCGGACGTCGATCCGATCAACGCCACCAACTGGAGCACCGAGAACCTGTTCGGCCTGTTCGTCACGCAGGGGCTGGAAGACCCCTCGCACAACGTGCCCTACCTGCTGCAGGGCGGCCTGGGCATGCCCAACCGCGACTACTACCTCGCCGACGACGCCCAGATGAAGGGCTTCCGCGAGAAGTACCAGGCGTACATCGCCAGCCTGCTCAAGCTCAGCGGCGCGAAGGACGCGGACGAGAAGGCCAAGGCCATCCTCGCGCTGGAAACCAAGATCGCCAAGGCGCAGGCCAGCATCGTCGAGAGCGAAGACGTGCATAAAGCCAACAATCCGTGGGCGCTGGCGGACTTTGCCAAGAAGGCGCCGGGCCTCGACTGGAACGCCTACTTCACCGCGGCCGGTCTCGCCGGCCAGAAGCAGGTGATCGTGTGGCAGCCGGAAGCGATCCGCCAGCTCTCCGCCCTCACCGCGAGCGAGCCGCTGCAGACCTGGAAGGACTGGCTGGCCTTCCACACGCTCAACCACAGCGCCGGCCTGCTGCCCAAGGCCTACGCCGACGCGCAGTTCGAGTTCTACGGCCACACGCTCAACGGCACGCCCAAGCAGCGCGACCGCTGGAAGCGCGCCATCGGCGCCACCAACGTGGCGCTGGGCGACGCCGTCGGCCAGATCTATGTGCAGCGTTATTTCCCGGCGTCGTCGAAGGCGCGCGTCGCGCAGATGGTCGACAACATCAAGGCCGCCTTCAACGACCACGTCGACACGCTGGACTGGATGAGCCCCGCCACCAAGCAGAAGGCCAAGGCCAAGATCACCACGCTTAAGGTCGGCGTCGGTTATCCGGAAACCTGGCGCGACTACAGCTCGTTCGACGTCCGTGCGGACGATCCGGTGGGCAACCGCCTGCGCGCCGAGGAGTTCGAATACAAATACCAGCTCGCCAAGCTGTCCAAGCCGGTGGACAAGGGCGAGTGGTGGATGACGCCGCAGACGGTGAACGCGGTGAACCTGCCGCTGCAGAACGCGCTCAACTTCCCGGCCGCGATTCTCGAAGCGCCGTTCTTCGACCCCGACGCCGACGACGCCGCCAACTATGGCTCCATCGGCGCGGTCATCGGCCACGAGATCAGCCACAGCTTCGACAACACCGGCGCCGAGTTCGACGCCGAGGGCCGCCTCGCCAACTGGTGGACGCCGGAGGACCAGGCCCACTTCAAGGCCGCGGGCCAGAAGCTGGTCGAGCAGTACAACGCCTACGAACCGCTGCCGGGCCTGCACATCAATGGCCAGCAGACGCTGGGCGAGAACATCGCCGACGTCTCGGGCCTGGCCATCGCGCACGCCGCCTACGTGAAATCGCTCGGCGGCAAGCCGGCGCCGGTGATCGAAGGACTGGCCGGCGACCAGCGCTTCTTCCTCGCCTTCGGCCAGTCCTGGCGCACCAAGACCCGCGACGCCGCCCTGCGTGCGCAGGTGATCGGCGACGGCCATTCGCCGGGCCAGTTCCGTGCCCAGACCGTGCGCAACCTCGACGCCTGGTATGACGCGTTCAAGGTCGCCCCAGGCGAGAAGCTGTACCTGGACCCGAAGCAGCGCGTGAAGATCTGGTAA
- a CDS encoding glucose 1-dehydrogenase — translation MGRLEGKVAFVTGGALGIGAACARRMAEAGARVAIADILDEPGQALARNLGEPARYLHADVASETEVARAIADTVAHFGHLDILVNNAGISGANKPTHELTEEEWDRVQAINVKGVFFCTKHAIPALRANGGGSIVNLSSIYGLVGAPDVPPYHASKGAVRLMTKTDALLYATDRIRVNSIHPGFIWTPMVEHHLASLGGDADANRRNADALHPLGHIGEADDIAWGVVYLASDEAKFVTGSELVIDGGYSCR, via the coding sequence ATGGGCAGGCTCGAAGGCAAGGTCGCGTTCGTCACCGGCGGTGCGCTGGGCATCGGCGCGGCGTGCGCGCGGCGCATGGCGGAAGCCGGCGCGCGCGTGGCCATCGCCGACATCCTCGACGAGCCGGGGCAGGCGCTGGCCCGCAACCTGGGCGAACCCGCCCGCTATCTGCATGCGGACGTCGCCTCCGAAACGGAGGTGGCCCGCGCGATCGCCGACACCGTCGCCCACTTCGGCCACCTCGACATCCTGGTCAACAACGCCGGCATTTCCGGCGCCAACAAACCCACCCACGAGTTGACCGAGGAGGAGTGGGACCGCGTCCAGGCGATCAACGTCAAGGGCGTGTTCTTCTGCACCAAGCACGCCATCCCGGCGCTCCGTGCCAACGGCGGCGGCAGCATCGTCAATCTCTCGTCCATCTATGGCCTGGTCGGCGCGCCCGACGTGCCGCCCTACCACGCCTCCAAGGGCGCGGTACGGCTGATGACCAAGACCGACGCGCTGCTCTACGCCACCGACCGCATCCGCGTGAACTCCATCCACCCCGGCTTCATCTGGACGCCGATGGTCGAACACCACCTAGCCTCGCTGGGCGGCGACGCGGACGCCAACCGCCGCAACGCCGATGCGCTGCATCCGCTAGGCCACATCGGCGAGGCCGACGACATCGCCTGGGGCGTGGTCTACCTCGCCTCCGACGAAGCGAAATTCGTCACCGGCAGCGAGCTGGTGATCGACGGCGGCTACAGCTGCCGCTGA